A window from Myripristis murdjan chromosome 11, fMyrMur1.1, whole genome shotgun sequence encodes these proteins:
- the LOC115367449 gene encoding elongation factor 1-alpha, translating into MAKEKIHINIVVIGHVDSGKSTTTGHLIYKCGGIDKRTIEKFEKEAAEMGKGSFKYAWVLDKLKAERERGITIDIALWKFETNKYYVTIIDAPGHRDFIKNMITGTSQADCAVLIVAGGVGEFEAGISKNGQTREHALLAFTLGVKQLIVCVNKMDSTEPPYSQKRFEEITKEVTAYIKKIGYNPATVAFVPISGWHGDNMLEASDKMNWFKGWKIERKDGNASGTTLLEALDAILPPTRPTEKALRLPLQDVYKIGGIGTVPVGRVETGILKPGMVVTFAPASLTTEVKSVEMHHESLTEALPGDNVGFNVKNVSVKEIRRGNVAGDSKNDPPKGCSSFNAQVIILNHPGQIGAGYSPVLDCHTAHIACKFDELLEKIDRRSGKKLEDNPKNVKSGDAAIVRMIPSKPMVVEAFSDYAPLGRFAVRDMKQTVAVGVIKSVDKKEVSGKTTKSAEKAAKKK; encoded by the exons ATGGCAAAGGAGAAGATCCACATCAACATCGTGGTCATTGGCCATGTCGACTCCGGCAAGTCCACCACCACCGGCCACTTGATCTACAAGTGCGGAGGAATCGACAAGAGAACCATCGAGAAGTTCGAGAAGGAGGCCGCCGAG ATGGGCAAGGGCTCCTTCAAGTATGCCTGGGTGCTGGACAAGCTGAAGGCCGAGCGTGAGCGTGGTATCACCATCGACATCGCCCTGTGGAAGTTCGAGACCAACAAATACTACGTGACCATCATTGATGCCCCCGGACACAGGGACTTCATCAAGAACATGATCACTGGTACCTCCCAG GCCGATTGCGCCGTGCTGATCGTCGCCGGTGGCGTGGGTGAGTTCGAGGCCGGTATCTCCAAGAACGGCCAGACCCGTGAGCACGCCCTGCTGGCCTTCACCCTGGGCGTGAAGCAGCTCATCGTCTGTGTCAACAAGATGGACTCCACCGAGCCCCCCTACAGCCAGAAGCGTTTTGAGGAGATCACCAAGGAAGTGACAGCCTACATCAAGAAGATCGGCTACAACCCTGCCACCGTGGCCTTCGTGCCCATCTCTGGTTGGCATGGAGACAACATGCTGGAGGCCAGTGACAAG ATGAACTGGTTCAAGGGCTGGAAGATTGAGCGCAAAGACGGCAATGCCAGCGGAACCACCCTGCTTGAGGCTCTGGATGCCATCCTGCCTCCCACTCGCCCAACTGAGAAGGCACTCCGTCTGCCCCTGCAGGACGTCTACAAGATTGGCG gtATTGGAACTGTCCCCGTGGGCCGTGTGGAGACTGGCATCCTGAAGCCCGGCATGGTCGTCACATTCGCCCCCGCCAGCTTGACCACTGAGGTGAAGTCAGTGGAGATGCACCACGAGAGTCTGACTGAGGCTCTGCCCGGAGACAACGTCGGCTTCAACGTCAAGAACGTGTCTGTCAAGGAGATCCGCCGTGGAAACGTGGCTGGCGACAGCAAGAACGACCCTCCCAaaggctgcagcagcttcaacgctcag GTCATCATCCTGAACCACCCTGGACAGATCGGCGCTGGTTACTCCCCCGTGCTGGACTGTCATACTGCTCACATTGCTTGCAAGTTTGATGAGCTCTTGGAGAAGATTGACCGTCGTTCCGGCAAGAAACTTGAGGACAACCCCAAGAATGTGAAGTCCGGAGATGCTGCCATTGTCAGGATGATTCCCAGCAAGCCCATGGTTGTGGAGGCCTTCTCAGACTACGCTCCCCTCG gACGTTTTGCCGTGCGTGACATGAAGCAGACGGTGGCTGTCGGTGTCATCAAGTCTGTTGACAAGAAGGAGGTCTCTGGAAAGACAACAAAGTCTGCAGAAAAGGCCGCGAAGAAGAAGTGA